A genomic window from Chlorobium phaeobacteroides DSM 266 includes:
- the istB gene encoding IS21-like element helper ATPase IstB: MERTITTIQEHARELNLTGLAGTVDLLLEEARKSEPSYSDFALTLLESELSCRRKAHLERRRKIANLPLLHDLDHYDSGVQNGISQVQLQQLRQLLWLDQNFNLILIGPSGTGKSYLAGGLCHEALKLGYHALFRTMDDLIQTIRFKEITAAAAREYKRLLSAHLLVIDDIMMFPLEKSVAVGLFQLVNQLHEQTSFIITTNKSPKEWAEMLGDEVLATALLDRLLYKCEVIKLTGKSYRLEHRTTIFEQQQSPEGGGNRRKKQLPLQKGVGNHCKMT, translated from the coding sequence ATGGAAAGAACCATTACCACCATACAGGAACACGCCCGAGAACTTAATCTCACCGGGCTGGCAGGAACCGTCGATCTCCTGCTCGAAGAAGCGCGCAAAAGCGAACCATCCTACAGTGATTTTGCGCTGACCCTGCTTGAAAGTGAACTCTCCTGCCGACGGAAAGCTCATCTTGAACGGCGCCGGAAAATAGCAAACCTTCCGTTGCTCCATGATCTTGATCATTATGACTCGGGAGTGCAAAACGGGATCAGCCAAGTCCAGCTCCAGCAGTTACGGCAACTGCTCTGGCTCGACCAGAACTTCAACCTGATCCTTATCGGGCCAAGCGGAACCGGCAAGAGCTATCTTGCTGGCGGGCTCTGCCATGAAGCGCTGAAACTCGGTTATCACGCACTGTTCCGCACCATGGATGACCTCATCCAGACTATCAGGTTCAAAGAGATTACAGCGGCGGCAGCAAGAGAGTACAAACGATTGTTGAGTGCGCATCTGCTGGTTATCGACGACATCATGATGTTCCCGCTGGAAAAAAGTGTTGCCGTCGGGCTGTTCCAGCTTGTCAACCAACTGCATGAACAGACATCATTCATCATTACCACCAATAAAAGCCCGAAAGAGTGGGCAGAGATGCTTGGCGACGAGGTTCTTGCGACGGCTCTGCTTGATCGGCTGCTCTACAAGTGCGAAGTCATTAAACTGACCGGCAAGAGCTACCGGCTCGAACACCGGACAACCATCTTCGAACAACAACAATCGCCGGAAGGAGGGGGCAATCGTAGAAAAAAGCAACTACCACTTCAAAAAGGAGTAGGAAATCATTGCAAAATGACGTAA
- the ltrA gene encoding group II intron reverse transcriptase/maturase, translated as MKERTRRIDAETSRESDGGIVPEKQPNKANPEAAEVVEGRPPAKRNTGEKAIEWTQSQNPMSCGLEGVRRKAKEDKTCCFTALLHHITPDMLSTSFYELNRKAAEGTDGKSWKTYEAQLEERLPKLHEEIHTGSYRAQPVKRVYIPKTDGQKRPLGITAIEDKLVQQAVVTVLNQIYETEFYGFSYGYRPGRAPENALDALATAILKRPINWILDADLQKFFDSIPHDKLMALISIRVGDKRILRLIGKWLKTGYIEDGKRYRQTEGTPQGSVISPLLANIYLHYVVDEWVEQERRRRNNGEVIIIRYADDLVLGFQYKTEAERYLEALSERVQTYGLKLHPEKTSLKEFGRYAEERRRKRGEE; from the coding sequence ATGAAGGAGAGAACCCGAAGAATTGATGCTGAAACGAGCCGGGAGTCGGATGGTGGCATAGTACCGGAGAAGCAGCCGAACAAAGCGAACCCTGAAGCTGCGGAGGTTGTGGAGGGAAGGCCACCAGCCAAGAGGAACACCGGAGAGAAAGCCATCGAATGGACACAGAGCCAAAACCCGATGTCTTGCGGACTCGAAGGTGTGCGAAGAAAAGCCAAAGAAGACAAGACCTGTTGCTTCACGGCCCTGCTGCATCACATCACCCCCGACATGCTGAGTACCAGCTTCTACGAGCTGAACCGAAAAGCAGCGGAAGGGACAGATGGAAAAAGCTGGAAAACGTACGAAGCGCAGCTCGAAGAACGCCTGCCGAAGCTGCACGAAGAAATCCACACAGGCAGCTACCGGGCCCAACCGGTCAAGAGGGTGTATATCCCGAAAACCGATGGCCAGAAACGCCCGCTGGGCATAACGGCCATAGAAGACAAGCTTGTCCAGCAAGCAGTTGTCACGGTACTGAACCAGATATACGAAACCGAATTCTATGGGTTCTCCTATGGATACCGGCCAGGCCGAGCCCCGGAAAACGCGCTGGATGCCCTGGCAACAGCGATACTGAAACGTCCGATCAACTGGATACTGGACGCGGACTTGCAGAAATTCTTCGACAGCATCCCGCACGACAAACTGATGGCCCTCATCAGCATACGCGTTGGCGACAAACGGATACTGCGCCTTATCGGAAAATGGCTCAAGACGGGATATATCGAAGACGGGAAGCGATACCGGCAAACAGAAGGCACACCGCAGGGATCGGTGATCTCACCACTGCTTGCCAACATCTATCTTCACTACGTGGTGGACGAATGGGTCGAACAGGAGAGACGTCGCCGAAACAACGGCGAAGTCATCATCATCAGGTACGCCGACGATCTTGTGCTGGGATTCCAGTACAAGACAGAAGCGGAAAGATACCTTGAGGCTCTGAGTGAACGAGTACAAACGTACGGACTGAAACTGCACCCCGAGAAAACGAGCCTGAAAGAATTCGGAAGATATGCCGAAGAAAGGCGGCGGAAACGCGGGGAGGAATAG
- a CDS encoding DUF5615 family PIN-like protein codes for MIIWIDAHLSPSLAAWINRNYRTIQAQSLSSLNLQQSDDQTVFYEARKADAVIMSKDSDFLKLVEQHGIPPQILWVTCGNTSNARMREVLEKTLDKAAELLRSGEKVVEISDLC; via the coding sequence ATGATCATCTGGATTGATGCGCACCTGTCTCCTTCTCTGGCGGCCTGGATCAACCGCAATTACAGAACGATTCAGGCACAATCATTGAGCAGTCTGAATTTGCAGCAATCAGATGACCAAACAGTATTTTACGAGGCACGAAAAGCCGACGCAGTCATCATGAGCAAAGATTCGGATTTCCTCAAACTTGTCGAACAGCATGGCATCCCACCTCAGATCCTCTGGGTGACTTGCGGAAACACATCGAATGCAAGAATGCGGGAAGTGCTGGAAAAAACCCTTGATAAAGCTGCCGAACTGTTGCGTTCCGGAGAAAAGGTAGTCGAAATCAGCGATTTATGTTAA
- a CDS encoding helix-turn-helix domain-containing protein yields MDETDYLFAFREECGLLAFRLVFPIDSFLEEYFQKRMIVTLVFEMGLSYALMAPLLGVSASAVCRIIKTAAAADGKS; encoded by the coding sequence GTGGATGAGACCGATTATCTTTTCGCTTTCCGTGAGGAGTGCGGCTTGTTAGCGTTTCGGCTCGTATTCCCGATCGATTCGTTCCTTGAGGAATATTTTCAAAAGCGAATGATAGTGACGCTGGTATTCGAGATGGGTTTATCCTATGCCCTGATGGCTCCGCTTCTTGGGGTATCGGCATCGGCGGTATGCCGGATTATCAAAACAGCTGCCGCTGCCGACGGAAAAAGCTGA
- a CDS encoding transposase, with protein sequence MPRGARLDTQGTLHHVMVRGIEQGSIVRDDSDRVEFLRRMGLLAKTSGTSIYAFALMTNHAHILLKSGSTGLSLYMRRLLSGYAQYFNRRHKRVGHLFQNRYKSVICEEEAYFDKLVAYIHLNPLRAGLVASLRELALYPWSGHAAIMKKVCCDWVEREYVLHCFGSREGAAREAYLAFLEEEMGIDREKEFSGGGLLRSHGGWEQVQSMRKKGTKVLSDERILGSDAFVRGVLKEAEERMALPLSADERSMLINEDIEQECRKAGITEAFLRSGSRSGMLASIRKGLALKFVYDYGLSMAETGRRLGVTTNAVGYMVRNR encoded by the coding sequence ATGCCACGAGGAGCGAGACTTGACACACAGGGAACGCTGCATCATGTAATGGTGCGGGGAATTGAACAGGGTAGTATCGTACGCGACGATAGCGACAGAGTGGAATTTCTTCGCCGTATGGGTTTGCTGGCGAAAACATCGGGGACAAGCATCTACGCATTTGCTCTGATGACGAACCATGCACATATCTTGCTCAAAAGCGGATCCACCGGATTGTCTCTCTACATGCGCAGGCTGTTGTCGGGATATGCGCAATATTTCAACAGACGACATAAACGCGTAGGCCATCTCTTTCAGAACCGGTACAAATCGGTTATCTGCGAAGAAGAGGCATACTTCGACAAGCTGGTGGCTTACATCCATCTCAATCCGTTGCGGGCTGGACTTGTTGCCTCATTGCGAGAGCTGGCATTGTATCCCTGGAGCGGTCATGCTGCAATCATGAAAAAGGTATGCTGCGACTGGGTGGAGAGGGAATATGTGCTGCACTGTTTCGGAAGCAGGGAAGGAGCGGCAAGAGAAGCGTATCTGGCGTTTCTTGAAGAAGAAATGGGTATCGATCGTGAAAAGGAATTTTCCGGAGGCGGATTGCTTCGCTCGCATGGCGGGTGGGAGCAGGTACAATCCATGCGTAAAAAAGGTACCAAAGTGCTCAGCGACGAGCGGATTCTCGGTAGTGATGCGTTTGTTCGGGGTGTGTTGAAAGAAGCGGAAGAGCGCATGGCGCTGCCGTTATCGGCAGACGAACGTTCGATGTTGATTAACGAGGATATTGAACAGGAATGCCGTAAAGCGGGTATAACGGAGGCATTTCTGCGATCCGGAAGCAGGAGCGGGATGTTGGCGTCGATAAGAAAAGGGCTTGCGCTGAAGTTTGTCTATGATTATGGTTTATCGATGGCCGAAACCGGAAGGCGGTTGGGAGTGACGACGAATGCGGTGGGTTATATGGTGAGAAACAGGTGA
- a CDS encoding DUF4160 domain-containing protein yields MVTFSPGIQVEPEIELAKNSGYSRIQLKQIESIVEVHSDELCQA; encoded by the coding sequence ATGGTTACATTTTCTCCGGGAATTCAGGTTGAACCTGAAATTGAACTTGCTAAAAATTCCGGTTATTCAAGAATTCAGTTAAAACAGATCGAATCAATAGTGGAGGTACACAGCGATGAACTCTGTCAAGCATGA
- a CDS encoding AAA family ATPase has protein sequence MTAEKGLPPLLRSIVIYGPNASGKSNLLETMNFMENFVTESSKEGQEGESIDVKPFLFNSISQTEPSEFEVLFLQEGIRYQYGFAVNSTRVTHEWLIAYPEGRSQRWFEREYNTTTLQENWYFGSKLKGNKTLLQQATRSNALFLSTAVQLNNEQLKPVYNWFHQKLRTIPMTSIFSSYSTTMCKTDIGRKRVLELLNAADLSITDLKVEIKKFASTDVPSDIPEPLKEYLCKALDGKEQPEIKFLHTMVGSNELVPLELSEESVGTRKLFGLAGHWLNVIDKGCVLFVDELNNSMHPKMVRFLISMINNPEINKNNAQLIFSTHDTSLLDNELFRRDQIWFTEKDASNSTKLYPLSDFTPRKNEALEKGYLNGRYGAIPYIGEIRF, from the coding sequence ATGACGGCTGAAAAAGGCTTACCGCCTCTACTACGTTCTATAGTTATTTATGGCCCTAATGCCTCCGGAAAAAGCAACCTTCTTGAAACAATGAATTTCATGGAGAACTTTGTTACTGAATCATCCAAGGAGGGGCAGGAGGGGGAGTCAATCGATGTCAAGCCATTTCTCTTCAATAGTATTAGCCAAACTGAACCGAGTGAATTTGAAGTACTATTTCTACAAGAAGGAATTCGTTACCAGTATGGTTTTGCCGTCAACTCTACGCGAGTCACTCACGAATGGCTGATCGCTTATCCAGAAGGCCGTTCCCAGCGCTGGTTTGAACGGGAATACAATACTACCACCTTGCAAGAAAACTGGTATTTCGGCAGTAAGCTCAAAGGCAATAAAACATTACTACAACAGGCAACGCGCAGTAACGCCCTGTTTCTTTCTACTGCAGTTCAACTCAACAATGAACAGTTGAAACCTGTTTACAATTGGTTCCATCAGAAGCTGCGGACCATCCCTATGACAAGCATTTTCTCGTCATATTCGACCACAATGTGTAAGACTGACATAGGTAGAAAGAGAGTATTAGAACTGCTGAACGCTGCTGATCTAAGTATTACTGATCTAAAAGTTGAAATCAAGAAGTTTGCCTCAACTGATGTACCATCTGATATACCAGAGCCTCTTAAGGAATATCTTTGTAAGGCATTAGATGGTAAAGAACAGCCAGAGATTAAATTTTTGCACACGATGGTAGGATCAAATGAATTAGTTCCGCTTGAACTTTCTGAAGAATCAGTCGGAACAAGAAAGCTGTTTGGTCTTGCGGGTCATTGGCTTAATGTGATCGACAAAGGATGCGTGCTGTTTGTAGACGAACTGAACAACAGCATGCACCCCAAGATGGTACGTTTTCTCATTAGCATGATCAACAATCCAGAGATTAACAAAAATAATGCCCAATTGATCTTCTCGACACATGACACATCTTTACTCGATAACGAACTGTTCCGCCGTGATCAAATTTGGTTCACAGAAAAGGATGCTTCCAATTCCACAAAGCTGTATCCGCTGTCTGACTTTACCCCACGAAAAAATGAGGCTCTGGAAAAAGGATATCTAAATGGACGATACGGTGCTATTCCATACATTGGCGAAATAAGGTTCTGA
- a CDS encoding tetratricopeptide repeat protein — protein sequence MKIISRYLFMVVIATLFTTAVTYGDDNVNSGNQKIDANDYLGAIADLTKAIAIDAKNAQAYHDRGYAKKSMRDYSGAIDDYTKAISLNSNFSAAYINRGYVKDATGDYSGAIEDYTKALQINPKEALAYVNRGLSKDSIGDLPGAIADYTKAIEIDPKNAPAYVNRGITTAKIGTFQNASADFTKAIELQPNMIQAFNNRGRAKMLMKDLSGAIADFTKAIEIDPKNPIGYFNRGSANSVIILRDKTDAITDFSKAIELDPNFAAAYTGRGNARIMSGDINGGIADMTTVIKLNPNDASAYYNRGAFKILNNDKNSALADFNKAIELDPKNAEMYKLLME from the coding sequence GTGAAAATAATTTCTCGTTATCTTTTTATGGTTGTCATTGCTACACTGTTTACAACTGCAGTTACGTATGGTGATGACAATGTAAACAGTGGAAATCAAAAAATTGACGCCAATGATTATCTCGGAGCCATAGCTGACTTAACGAAAGCCATTGCTATCGATGCAAAAAATGCACAGGCATATCATGATCGCGGATATGCAAAAAAGTCCATGAGAGATTATTCTGGCGCAATAGATGATTACACAAAAGCAATATCGCTTAATTCTAATTTTTCTGCTGCTTATATAAATAGAGGCTATGTCAAGGATGCAACAGGTGATTATTCCGGAGCCATTGAAGACTATACGAAGGCATTACAGATTAATCCGAAAGAAGCTTTGGCCTATGTAAATCGAGGACTTTCAAAAGACAGTATTGGAGACCTGCCGGGAGCTATAGCTGATTATACGAAAGCTATAGAGATTGATCCGAAAAATGCACCTGCCTATGTAAATCGAGGAATTACAACAGCTAAAATCGGTACTTTTCAGAACGCCTCAGCCGACTTCACAAAAGCTATTGAACTTCAACCGAACATGATTCAAGCATTCAATAATCGGGGAAGAGCAAAAATGCTCATGAAAGATCTGTCTGGCGCCATAGCGGATTTTACAAAAGCTATAGAGATTGATCCGAAAAATCCAATCGGTTATTTTAATCGGGGGAGTGCAAATTCAGTTATAATCCTGCGAGATAAAACGGATGCCATCACTGATTTTTCCAAAGCCATTGAACTTGATCCAAATTTTGCTGCAGCTTATACTGGCCGAGGGAATGCCAGAATTATGAGCGGCGATATAAATGGAGGAATAGCTGACATGACAACAGTGATAAAGCTTAATCCAAACGATGCTTCTGCATATTACAATAGAGGTGCTTTTAAAATTTTAAATAACGATAAAAATAGTGCTTTAGCTGATTTTAACAAAGCGATAGAGCTTGATCCGAAAAATGCAGAAATGTACAAACTGCTTATGGAGTAA
- a CDS encoding HpcH/HpaI aldolase/citrate lyase family protein: MIFKDITWLDSASIEAIEQQLPETVSRRPLTRGLRRSALMVSAHRVNHLNKLDLLAADMAVINLEDGVAPQEKPRARALAALFTAHAREAKTELIVRVNPLGEGGEEDIRLINRAVPDAIRIPKVRTAQEVEQACRLVDPAIRIHLSVETGEALKKLAELRVEERVDTVYLGILDLCADLGLPQSVITPGNPMASYLLSRFLVDALTAGFHPVSFVYQEYKDLETFEKWCLQERSMGFSSKGCISPGQVELANRVFAPKPEERARAITIVRCFEEEAKKGNTGFVHEQYGFIDEPVYRGALAVLAATDHEKVSGM, encoded by the coding sequence ATGATTTTCAAAGACATTACCTGGCTGGACAGTGCCAGTATTGAAGCGATCGAACAGCAGTTGCCTGAAACTGTTTCCCGGCGCCCCCTGACTCGCGGTCTGCGCCGAAGCGCCCTTATGGTTTCGGCCCATCGGGTCAACCATCTGAACAAACTGGATCTACTGGCAGCAGATATGGCTGTCATCAATCTGGAAGATGGCGTTGCACCGCAAGAGAAGCCCCGCGCTCGTGCTCTGGCTGCGCTGTTTACCGCCCATGCCCGAGAGGCGAAAACGGAACTGATTGTACGGGTCAATCCCTTGGGTGAAGGGGGTGAAGAAGATATCCGGCTGATCAATCGGGCAGTGCCGGACGCAATCCGTATCCCCAAGGTCAGAACCGCTCAGGAAGTCGAACAGGCTTGTCGCCTGGTAGATCCTGCGATTCGAATCCATCTCTCTGTCGAGACCGGTGAAGCACTGAAGAAACTTGCCGAGTTGAGGGTTGAGGAACGGGTGGATACGGTCTATCTGGGTATTCTGGATTTATGTGCCGATCTCGGATTGCCCCAGTCGGTGATCACTCCTGGGAACCCAATGGCCAGCTATCTGCTTTCACGCTTTCTGGTGGATGCCCTCACCGCCGGCTTTCATCCGGTATCGTTTGTCTATCAGGAGTACAAGGATCTGGAGACCTTCGAAAAATGGTGCCTTCAGGAACGGAGCATGGGCTTTTCATCCAAAGGCTGTATCTCTCCGGGGCAGGTGGAGCTGGCCAACCGGGTTTTCGCCCCCAAGCCAGAGGAGCGCGCGCGAGCAATAACCATTGTGCGCTGTTTTGAAGAGGAGGCAAAAAAGGGCAACACCGGCTTTGTGCATGAGCAGTACGGGTTTATCGACGAGCCTGTTTACAGAGGAGCATTGGCTGTTTTGGCTGCAACCGATCATGAGAAAGTCTCAGGAATGTAA
- the istA gene encoding IS21 family transposase encodes MYNKVKEFAREGLSIRQISRKTGMDRVTVRKFLRMTDEEFSAFLALQKRRLRKLQPYEQFVKDRVTDYPDCSATQVEDWLKEHHPVFPEVTTRTIYSFVQWIRKAYDLPKPKGTPRAYHPVEQLPYGEQAQVDFGEYWMASADACKVKVHFMIMLLSRSRRKFVSFSQQPITTRFVLEAHEQAFSFFEGIPHTLVYDQDSTIVTDENRGAILYTEAFRKYLLHRSLKIHLCRKSDPESKGKIEAGVKYVKYNFLPGRRFVNLEVLNQEALLWLERTANAKEHATTRLIPDAEWQVEKQHLRPFEPLPYPISGTVGKEYHVRKDNTISYRGNFYSLPVGTYAGPGTLVVLEVRQNTLCLYAQEGRLLANHPIESGKGTVVINNNHRRDTSSKLRELQDSLMLLFTNQEHAERFLESIHNRYPRYSRDQFLHVRNAISGCQQKLIDDALAHCVDHHLFSSGEFHDILHHYRKQEEKQSHQAVFNTFRPKTLRSDMDRMLSFVPDSSGITTYENIFS; translated from the coding sequence ATGTACAACAAAGTTAAGGAATTTGCCCGAGAAGGATTAAGCATCCGCCAAATCAGTCGAAAGACGGGCATGGACAGAGTGACGGTGCGCAAGTTCCTCCGCATGACCGATGAGGAATTCAGTGCGTTTCTTGCTCTGCAGAAGCGGCGCCTCCGAAAATTGCAGCCTTATGAACAGTTCGTCAAGGATAGGGTTACCGACTATCCTGACTGCAGTGCAACTCAAGTTGAAGACTGGCTGAAGGAGCATCACCCTGTTTTTCCGGAGGTAACGACTCGAACGATCTACTCTTTTGTCCAGTGGATCCGAAAAGCCTATGATCTTCCAAAACCGAAAGGAACCCCTCGTGCCTATCATCCGGTCGAGCAACTTCCTTACGGAGAGCAGGCGCAGGTTGATTTCGGTGAGTACTGGATGGCGAGTGCTGATGCCTGCAAAGTGAAGGTGCACTTCATGATCATGCTGCTCTCCCGAAGCCGCAGGAAGTTTGTCAGCTTCAGCCAGCAACCGATTACGACCCGTTTTGTGCTTGAGGCTCATGAACAGGCATTTTCTTTTTTTGAGGGCATACCGCACACACTGGTCTATGATCAGGATTCCACCATTGTTACCGATGAGAACCGGGGTGCTATCCTCTATACTGAGGCATTCAGGAAATACCTGTTGCACCGCAGTCTGAAGATCCATCTCTGTCGGAAAAGCGATCCGGAAAGCAAAGGAAAAATCGAGGCCGGCGTCAAATATGTGAAGTACAACTTCCTGCCGGGGCGACGCTTCGTCAATCTTGAAGTCCTGAACCAGGAAGCGTTGCTCTGGCTTGAACGAACAGCCAATGCCAAGGAACATGCCACAACGCGGCTGATACCTGATGCTGAATGGCAGGTGGAGAAACAGCATCTTCGTCCTTTTGAACCCTTACCCTATCCGATTTCCGGTACTGTCGGTAAAGAGTATCACGTTCGCAAAGACAACACGATCTCGTATCGAGGGAATTTCTATAGCCTGCCGGTCGGCACCTATGCAGGGCCGGGGACACTGGTTGTGCTGGAAGTCAGGCAGAACACCCTTTGTCTCTATGCTCAAGAGGGCAGGTTGCTGGCCAATCACCCGATTGAGAGCGGCAAAGGCACCGTGGTGATCAACAACAACCATCGCCGTGATACCTCCTCCAAACTGCGAGAGTTGCAGGATTCGCTCATGCTGCTTTTCACCAATCAGGAACACGCGGAACGGTTTCTTGAAAGCATCCACAACCGTTATCCCCGATACAGTCGAGACCAGTTCCTGCATGTACGCAATGCCATCAGCGGATGCCAGCAGAAGCTGATTGATGATGCCCTCGCACACTGTGTCGATCATCATCTCTTTTCGTCCGGTGAGTTCCATGATATCCTGCACCATTACCGGAAGCAGGAGGAAAAACAGAGTCATCAGGCGGTGTTCAACACCTTCCGCCCGAAAACACTCCGAAGTGATATGGACAGGATGCTCTCGTTCGTGCCGGACAGCAGTGGCATAACCACCTATGAAAACATTTTCAGTTAA
- a CDS encoding transposase yields the protein MPRGARLDTPGTLHHVMVRGIEQGSIVRDDSDRVEFLRRMGLLAKTSGTSIYAFALMTNHAHILLKSGSIGLSLYMRRLLSGYAQYFNRRHKRVGHLFQNRYKSVICEEEAYFDKLVAYIHLNPLRAGLVASLRELALYPWSGHAAIMKKVCCDWVEREYVLHCFGSREGAAREAYLAFLEEEMGIDREKEFSGGGLLRSHGGWEQVQSMRKKGTKVLSDERILGSDAFVRDVLKEAEERMALPLSADERSMLINEDIEQECRKAGITEAFLRSGSRSGMLASIRKGLALKFVYDYGLSMAETGRRLGVPTNKGKDLFIVSVHFSEF from the coding sequence ATGCCACGAGGAGCGAGACTTGACACACCTGGAACGCTGCATCATGTAATGGTGCGGGGAATTGAACAGGGTAGTATCGTACGCGACGATAGCGACAGAGTGGAATTTCTTCGCCGTATGGGTTTGCTGGCGAAAACATCGGGGACAAGCATCTACGCATTTGCTCTGATGACGAACCATGCACATATCCTGCTCAAAAGCGGATCCATCGGATTGTCTCTCTACATGCGCAGGCTGTTGTCGGGATATGCGCAATATTTCAACAGACGACATAAACGCGTAGGCCATCTATTTCAGAACCGGTACAAATCGGTTATCTGCGAAGAAGAGGCATACTTCGACAAGCTGGTGGCATACATCCATCTCAATCCGTTGCGGGCTGGACTTGTTGCCTCATTGCGAGAGCTGGCATTGTATCCCTGGAGCGGTCATGCTGCAATCATGAAAAAGGTATGCTGCGACTGGGTGGAGAGGGAATATGTGCTGCACTGTTTCGGAAGCAGGGAAGGAGCGGCAAGAGAAGCGTATCTGGCGTTTCTTGAAGAAGAAATGGGTATCGATCGAGAAAAGGAATTTTCCGGAGGCGGATTGCTTCGCTCGCATGGCGGGTGGGAGCAGGTACAATCCATGCGTAAAAAAGGTACCAAAGTGCTCAGCGACGAGCGGATTCTCGGTAGTGATGCGTTTGTTCGGGACGTGTTGAAAGAAGCGGAAGAGCGCATGGCGCTGCCGTTATCGGCAGACGAACGTTCGATGTTGATTAACGAGGATATTGAACAGGAATGCCGTAAAGCGGGTATAACGGAGGCATTTCTGCGATCCGGAAGCAGGAGCGGGATGTTGGCGTCGATAAGAAAAGGGCTTGCGCTGAAGTTTGTCTATGATTATGGTTTATCGATGGCCGAAACCGGAAGGCGGTTGGGAGTGCCGACGAATAAGGGGAAGGATCTTTTTATTGTTAGCGTACATTTTTCAGAATTCTAA
- a CDS encoding RloB family protein produces MGSDNIFYKRKQRQAASLERKNPKKSSYDRVLIVCEGEKTEPHYFKEICDTYKLSTANVDICGKECGSDPLSVVNYAIAKFNKDTDYDRVYCVIDRDKHITFNDAMILLRDKKLGEEVIFKAIISAPCFEFWLLLHFIYTTRPFCAQGKASNCELVLKELNKKGRLPSYSKGANNIFALTNEKLIEAMKRANQLQNHNHNTDSNNPATNMHELVEYLINLKKNCC; encoded by the coding sequence ATGGGCTCTGATAATATTTTTTATAAACGCAAACAGAGACAAGCGGCGTCTCTGGAGCGGAAAAATCCCAAAAAATCGTCCTATGACAGGGTGCTTATCGTCTGTGAAGGTGAAAAGACTGAACCACACTACTTTAAAGAGATATGCGACACCTACAAGCTAAGCACTGCTAATGTTGATATTTGTGGAAAAGAGTGCGGTTCTGATCCGCTCAGTGTAGTTAATTACGCTATCGCAAAATTTAATAAAGACACAGATTATGATCGTGTTTATTGCGTGATTGACAGAGATAAGCACATAACCTTCAATGATGCAATGATTCTGTTGCGCGACAAGAAACTGGGCGAAGAAGTTATTTTTAAGGCGATAATATCAGCGCCCTGTTTCGAATTTTGGTTACTGCTGCATTTCATCTATACGACAAGGCCATTCTGTGCTCAAGGGAAGGCATCGAACTGTGAGCTGGTATTGAAAGAATTAAATAAAAAAGGTCGACTTCCGAGCTATAGCAAGGGTGCCAATAACATTTTTGCCTTGACAAATGAAAAACTTATTGAGGCAATGAAACGGGCTAACCAGTTACAAAATCACAACCATAATACTGATTCCAATAACCCAGCAACAAACATGCACGAGCTGGTAGAATACCTAATCAATCTTAAAAAAAATTGTTGCTGA
- a CDS encoding DUF2442 domain-containing protein — protein sequence MNSVKHDESISEVEVSNISQHGIWLLYNGKELFLSYNDFPWFRNQTVKSILNVKEQSAGHFWWPDLDVDLTVEIIEHPERFPLVSNEQVTS from the coding sequence ATGAACTCTGTCAAGCATGACGAAAGCATTTCAGAAGTTGAGGTATCGAACATTTCACAACACGGCATCTGGCTTCTCTATAACGGCAAAGAGTTGTTTCTTTCATATAACGATTTTCCGTGGTTCAGGAATCAAACGGTAAAATCAATTCTTAACGTTAAGGAGCAATCAGCTGGTCATTTCTGGTGGCCTGATCTGGATGTGGATTTGACGGTGGAGATTATAGAACATCCAGAGCGCTTTCCGCTTGTTTCAAATGAGCAAGTGACATCTTGA